A single region of the Sphingobium sp. TKS genome encodes:
- a CDS encoding NrsF family protein yields MSRNTPPSVAPSVGNPTGVLIAQLVDGLEPVRPLRFSSGLGFALAGLGVTMTTVALLFGIRPDVITGSFDPVFLLATGLFLLLGLACAVTVIMMSRPRVGSDHGGWVWAVAMAALLPIAATISSLGRGPAAFTASAAQQGFDCLMAGSGLALMTFAVLIWWLRRGAPTSPGRAGLLAGIAAGSFGIFAISFHCDSSDIVHIGLWHSAVVVVSALVGRIAVPPLIRW; encoded by the coding sequence ATGTCCCGCAATACCCCTCCATCGGTTGCCCCCTCCGTCGGCAACCCCACCGGCGTCCTGATTGCCCAACTGGTTGATGGTCTTGAGCCTGTTCGGCCGCTGCGCTTTTCAAGCGGACTGGGCTTTGCACTCGCCGGGCTGGGAGTGACCATGACCACGGTGGCCCTGCTGTTTGGCATCCGGCCCGATGTTATCACTGGCAGTTTCGATCCGGTATTCCTGCTCGCTACGGGCCTGTTTCTCTTGCTCGGTCTGGCCTGTGCGGTCACGGTGATCATGATGAGCCGGCCCCGCGTAGGCAGCGATCATGGCGGTTGGGTATGGGCGGTCGCCATGGCAGCGCTACTTCCGATTGCGGCCACCATTAGCAGTCTCGGCAGGGGACCGGCTGCCTTCACGGCCAGCGCAGCGCAGCAGGGCTTTGATTGCCTGATGGCTGGCAGTGGGCTCGCATTGATGACCTTTGCTGTATTGATCTGGTGGCTGCGGCGGGGCGCACCCACCTCGCCCGGGCGCGCTGGTCTGCTTGCCGGCATCGCCGCCGGCAGCTTCGGCATATTCGCGATCTCATTTCATTGCGATTCCAGCGACATCGTCCACATCGGGCTGTGGCACAGTGCCGTCGTGGTAGTAAGCGCCCTCGTCGGCAGAATCGCAGTTCCGCCGCTGATCCGCTGGTAG
- a CDS encoding FAD-dependent oxidoreductase has protein sequence MTRRVILAGGGHAHLAVLADWARAPMPGTQRWLVTSSRFTAYSGMLPGWLAGIYQAHDLLIDLKPLAERAGAQLILADVVGLDPARRTLSLSSGEEMGFDLLSLAIGGETDTSALAASGDRLLPVRPVGAFMARWSNLLEAKTLAPVINVAVVGGGAAGVELALGVDVALRNTFRSYRVSLVTPSDGFLSGHAAQVRKLAIMELADRGIAVHFTQAAGEDNGLLLASGNFLPADCIIAATGSRAPRWLAQSGLACNEQGFVAVGADLRSTSHTEIFAAGDVIDRSDRKLERSGVHAVKAGPVLAANLRATLSGISLQQYQPRNRTLYLLALGNRRAIASWGGIVTSGKMAWRLKDWIDRLFVERHRMAEFNLSRDERDEKVGISHFA, from the coding sequence ATGACAAGGCGCGTTATTTTGGCAGGCGGTGGCCATGCGCATCTGGCGGTCCTGGCCGACTGGGCCCGTGCGCCGATGCCCGGCACGCAGCGTTGGCTCGTCACGTCCTCGCGCTTCACGGCCTATTCCGGGATGTTGCCGGGCTGGCTTGCCGGGATTTACCAGGCACATGATCTGCTGATCGATCTCAAGCCGCTGGCGGAACGGGCGGGCGCACAACTGATCCTTGCTGACGTGGTCGGACTGGACCCTGCGCGTCGAACACTGAGCCTGTCATCGGGGGAGGAGATGGGGTTCGACCTCTTGTCGCTGGCTATTGGAGGCGAAACTGATACTTCCGCCCTCGCCGCTTCGGGCGACAGACTGTTACCGGTCAGACCGGTGGGCGCATTCATGGCGCGGTGGTCGAACCTGTTGGAAGCGAAAACCCTGGCTCCGGTGATAAATGTCGCCGTGGTTGGCGGAGGCGCGGCGGGCGTCGAGCTCGCACTGGGCGTTGATGTGGCTCTGCGTAACACCTTTCGGAGCTACCGGGTATCGCTCGTCACTCCTTCTGATGGCTTCTTGTCCGGTCACGCCGCCCAGGTGCGCAAGTTGGCCATTATGGAATTGGCGGATCGCGGCATCGCGGTTCATTTTACTCAGGCGGCTGGTGAGGATAACGGGTTACTGCTCGCGAGTGGGAATTTTCTCCCCGCCGATTGCATCATCGCTGCAACAGGCAGTCGTGCGCCGCGCTGGCTGGCGCAGTCGGGCCTCGCCTGTAACGAGCAGGGCTTTGTCGCCGTCGGGGCCGACTTGCGGAGTACCTCGCACACTGAGATTTTTGCAGCGGGCGACGTCATCGATCGCAGCGATCGCAAGCTGGAGCGGTCCGGGGTTCACGCAGTTAAGGCGGGACCGGTCCTGGCCGCCAATCTGCGCGCCACGTTAAGTGGTATATCGCTTCAGCAATACCAGCCTCGGAATCGAACGCTCTACCTGCTCGCCTTGGGAAACAGGCGCGCGATTGCTTCGTGGGGCGGCATTGTCACGTCGGGCAAGATGGCCTGGAGACTAAAGGATTGGATCGATCGTCTCTTTGTGGAGCGCCACCGCATGGCCGAGTTCAATCTCAGTCGTGACGAACGAGACGAAAAAGTAGGAATTTCTCATTTTGCATGA